Below is a genomic region from Fusarium oxysporum Fo47 chromosome VIII, complete sequence.
ATGGGTGAATATCATCGACGAGGGAAGCATCAAGATTGAATACGAACCTAAGGAGTTGGAGGAAGAACTCCAAGGCCTGCAACTAACCTCAAATGCTTCGCATTATTCCGGGGCGTTGAGTGTTGAGAGGCAGGATATCCGGCTTCTTCACGTTGAGCCAGGGACTTTTGATGACCCGATCAGATGTTCCTTTCGCGTGGCAAGCCTGAAGGAAGTCGAGGCCAAAGGGATCGACTTCCACGCACTGTCGTATTGCTGGGGAGATCCTACCGAGCGAGAGGAGATTTTCTTATCGAAAGAAGGTGACTTCGACAATGAAAAAGAGGGGATGTCCTTTAGTATCGGAAAGTCTGCTGCCCAGGCTCTGCGCCGCTTGAGACTAGAGAGAGAAACTTTGGTCATTTGGATCGATGCTGTGTGTATCAACCAGGATGATCTTGTAGAAAGAGCACAACAGGTTACGCTCATGAGTCAAATTTACTCTTTGGCCTCCGTCGTTCATATCTGGCTTGGAGAGGATAACCACGGCGTTGAAGCTTGCTTGAAGCTTATCCGAGATATCTGCAACTCAAACTCCGGACTATGTCAAGGCGGTGAACAATGCTCATGCGCTGGAACAGCCCACTCAGCTCCCCTTGAAGAGGTTAGGGCGTATGAGCAAAGCAAGAAGAATGAGGGTAAGGCTATCTCATTCAAGGGGATGTTGGAAGTCTTCGACATCCACTTGAAGACTTGGACAAGGGAGATCATAGACCTTGCGGGCTGGTATGGGAACACGCAACTATCGTTCCTCATGAGCACTCTCTATGAGAACCCATGGTTCACGAGAGTATGGGTTATCCAGGAAGCTCTATCAGCAAAACAACCCTTCATTCACTGCTCGGGGGAGCAGGTCCCCTGGGAAGAAGTGGTGCAAGTCAGCAACTGGCTTGAGAATCCTGGATACTCCAGCCAAAACCCCCATATTGTCTCACAGCAGATTTCCATGGCGGCTATTTGGAAGACTTTGAAACCAAAGGGAAAGACTACGGAGGTTCCGACTACTCCAATCGAAACACAGGACACGAACGAGTTATCGAGTATTTTAGAAGTGTTTCTTTCGGGCCTGGATCTCAAAGCAACCGATCCTCGGGATAAACTGTTTGCTTTACTGACCTTTGCGAATGAGACGCATGATACTACGAAGTTGGATGACTTGATTCGACCTAACTACGACAAGTCCAAGGAGAGAGTATTTGCTGACTTTACGCGCTGGTGGATCCGAGAGCACAACTCAGTGGCTATCTTGTCGTCTATCCATTGTCAACCATCACGAACTTGGGTCAAGATTCTGGGGTCCGAAGCCCAAGATCCAGTGTCGAACCGACCAACTTGGTCTGTTGACAGCAGAGGAAGCTCAAGACGGACGCAGGCCAATTTGAACGCCCGCTTCAAATTCAAAGCAGCAGGCGAAACAAAGCCAGACCTTGACCTCCTCAAAACCGACGAtcctcttgttcttcgaCTTTCAGGTCTTCATAttaccaagatcaagaacattAGCCACGCACCTATCGAGTACATATACCCTTACCAAAGCCCTGTCGAAAAGCAAAGCGAATTATCTCAAGTCTTCGATAAGATCTTCGACCCCTGTGCCCTGTCACCATTCTGGTCAAGAAACCAGAGTCCAGATGGCTTCAAAACAGAAAGCAATGAGACATGCAACATGAAATACCTTGACCATATGCGCTCTCACTGGAACTACCGTGCGCGAGAACCACTCGAAGTGTTGAAGCCAAGCGCCGGCAAAGAGTTGGAGCACTACAAGACGAATAAGCTTCCAACATGCATGGAACCTTGTTTCTTTGCCACGACTTCGGGGTTGTTTGGATTGTGCCCTTGGCGATCGAAGGAGGGAGATGTGATCGTGTTGCTTGATGGAGGTAATGTGCCTTATTTGCTGAGGCCTGTTAGTGAGCAGAAGTTTGAGTTGGTTGGTGAGTGTTTTGTACAGGGGATTATGCATGGGGAGATATTGGGGGGGTTGGCGAAGCTTGGGGACGGGCTTGGGAAGAGGCAGGTTTTCAGTATCGTTTGAGGATCCATTTGTAGTAAGCAAGCGACTTCGCAAATTGGTAATTATTGCAATTTTGAGACTGTGATTCTGGGATATAGATAGTCTGAACAGCATATGTGAAGGTCTAACcagaaaattaatattttacGCTATGGAGTCACTATACAACGTAAATTCTGCCACTACAAAGAGATACAACCCCCTCACGATCTCAAGTACCTATATCCATAGTAGCCAAGAATGCCCGTCCCCGACACGGCAGTTGTCAAGATAAACACCAAGCTCGTCACAATACCTTGCTCGAAGAAACCAAGCTTCGTTCCCTTGAGCTTCCGCTTCATCTCGGGAAGTCTCTTTGTAGCTTCCTGATCCAGCGCACTTAGCTCTCTGGTTGAAGTTGTGTTGACAATCCTGTCGAGCTTGTTGTCAGTGGCGGATTTGGTAAGATACTTGGGTTTTAGACGGGAGAAGAGATCTTGGTGGTAGATGTTGTTGGTTCCAGACTGGGGAGGAATCCCGGATGGTGCGGTGGGGGAGTCTGGGCTGTTAGTACTGTTTCTGAGAGAGAAGGGTTTGTGAACTTACAAAGAAGTTTGGTTGGAATGTGGTTGACAAAGCTCACGGCTGTATCCACGAATTGGCATAGATATTTGGCCATAGCGGGATTGGTGAAGATATAAGCAGCGGTCAGAGATCCAATACTGAAAAGGTCAGCCATGTTCATCCAAACAGGGGTCTTCATACTTACTCTCTCGAAGTATCAATAGCATCATCCATACTAGTAACAGCATGGACAATAAGCGTCGTCTCCTCAACCTTTTGGCTCAGCAAACTCGATTGTCtgctctcaacatcaagaatCACACCATTCGACCCAGAAAGCACAACATGCACAGaatcatccttctcaacctctttCGACAATGCAGATTTAGGAGCCTTGGACTTGTTCGGTGAGTTGGCTAGGAACTCAGTGCTCTGCTGCACAAGAGCGCGGAGTAAATCCTTCTTGACCCATTCGTTGACAAGAACGACGTCAGGGGCGTAGGGGGCTTTGCCTTGCAGGCTGAAACGTGCGGATACAAGAGCTTTGGCGGCGGCTTGGATATCTGCGTCTCGTTCCACGAATGCAACTACTGGTGCTTCGGGGTCTGAGACGAGGTGGTCTTTCAGAATGGGGCCGTCTGAGCCATTTTGGGAGACGCGGATGTGAGGAAGGTTGATATCTTCTGCTGTGACTTCTTGGTTTGAGACTGTGAAAATATCTCTATCCAAAGACTTGGCGATCAGGTCTAGCACGATCTTTGGTGTTTCACGTAGTGAGTTTTGAGCCTATACTCATTAGTTTCATATTATCACAAATAAGCAAAGGAACTTACCTGCACAACAACACAGTTCCCAGCCGCAAGAGCCGGTGCCAACGCCGCGATCAATGCATAAAAGAAGGCATGATACGCCGGCTCAAtgacaacaacaccaataGGTTCCCGACTAGTAACATCGTCATGGCCCTTCGTAACAGCATACTCATCCTCAATCGCCTTGACCGGATCAAGCGATTCATGCGCGTCCGCAATAGCCTGCAGAGCAAGCCAATACTCAACCTTTACCTCAGCAGTTTGATGTTTCGTATCTTTTGCGATAGCATCTTGAATCTGCACCGCTTTATCTACTAACGCGCTGTGAAGATTTCTGAGTTGGTCTTTTCGGTAGAACGGGTTGTGAAGACGCCCGTCGATGGCTGCTGATCTAATTGCTGCGAGTGATTTCGACattgtgatgatggtggtgattGGCACTAAGCTGATGTTGGGAATTGGAGATGTGTTGAGATACTTGAGGACCCCTATTTTGTGATGCTAAGAGCTCAAGAGTTAGAGGGACAAGTTTGGGGTTGACTCCGGGGACCCCGGATTCTCCATCGGTTCGGGTGAGGAGGTCTCCGAGCGTCGTACTCCTCCACATCCCGAGTGGAGGTCTCATCAAACGATAATGCCCCGAATCA
It encodes:
- a CDS encoding Aldehyde/histidinol dehydrogenase, with the protein product MSKSLAAIRSAAIDGRLHNPFYRKDQLRNLHSALVDKAVQIQDAIAKDTKHQTAEVKVEYWLALQAIADAHESLDPVKAIEDEYAVTKGHDDVTSREPIGVVVIEPAYHAFFYALIAALAPALAAGNCVVVQAQNSLRETPKIVLDLIAKSLDRDIFTVSNQEVTAEDINLPHIRVSQNGSDGPILKDHLVSDPEAPVVAFVERDADIQAAAKALVSARFSLQGKAPYAPDVVLVNEWVKKDLLRALVQQSTEFLANSPNKSKAPKSALSKEVEKDDSVHVVLSGSNGVILDVESRQSSLLSQKVEETTLIVHAVTSMDDAIDTSRDIGSLTAAYIFTNPAMAKYLCQFVDTAVSFVNHIPTKLLYSPTAPSGIPPQSGTNNIYHQDLFSRLKPKYLTKSATDNKLDRIVNTTSTRELSALDQEATKRLPEMKRKLKGTKLGFFEQGIVTSLVFILTTAVSGTGILGYYGYRYLRS
- a CDS encoding heterokaryon incompatibility protein-domain-containing protein, which produces MASNTKTCFVERKDAIQVHDHCPERPYVELEVPQDAKRVTAVTFGGISRDQGWADRSEAVSFTWWDASVKRPEGRGDLRTITVLNNRLANDEPQNWSDRWTVFHGPRRRLWIEALRPGDIIQLIPRAMYMAWVNIIDEGSIKIEYEPKELEEELQGLQLTSNASHYSGALSVERQDIRLLHVEPGTFDDPIRCSFRVASLKEVEAKGIDFHALSYCWGDPTEREEIFLSKEGDFDNEKEGMSFSIGKSAAQALRRLRLERETLVIWIDAVCINQDDLVERAQQVTLMSQIYSLASVVHIWLGEDNHGVEACLKLIRDICNSNSGLCQGGEQCSCAGTAHSAPLEEVRAYEQSKKNEGKAISFKGMLEVFDIHLKTWTREIIDLAGWYGNTQLSFLMSTLYENPWFTRVWVIQEALSAKQPFIHCSGEQVPWEEVVQVSNWLENPGYSSQNPHIVSQQISMAAIWKTLKPKGKTTEVPTTPIETQDTNELSSILEVFLSGLDLKATDPRDKLFALLTFANETHDTTKLDDLIRPNYDKSKERVFADFTRWWIREHNSVAILSSIHCQPSRTWVKILGSEAQDPVSNRPTWSVDSRGSSRRTQANLNARFKFKAAGETKPDLDLLKTDDPLVLRLSGLHITKIKNISHAPIEYIYPYQSPVEKQSELSQVFDKIFDPCALSPFWSRNQSPDGFKTESNETCNMKYLDHMRSHWNYRAREPLEVLKPSAGKELEHYKTNKLPTCMEPCFFATTSGLFGLCPWRSKEGDVIVLLDGGNVPYLLRPVSEQKFELVGECFVQGIMHGEILGGLAKLGDGLGKRQVFSIV